The following are encoded in a window of Verrucomicrobiota bacterium genomic DNA:
- a CDS encoding type II secretion system F family protein, which yields MSEFRYTARTDQGEKITGLIDAESEAAVLRFLDEKNLFPVSVSDVSGTAARKQQTKRRRISTRDVGVMYGQLADLIGSGVPLLRALDSLAKSTVNVRLRGVLKEIRASVADGKSLTAAMREHEQVFPALHTAMVQAGERASFLEDVLRSLSQFLERLDELRSKVLGAMIYPALLTAVGLAVLIGALIFFVPRFEPLLSGVHQSLPTRLLFALSHGVRGFWYLILTALAGACALLWSGLKSETGKRWIEERRLKLPVVGVALRMVAITRFCRILGTMLANGVPMLQALSISKDSTGSPLLADRIAAAAENVRAGKPLTEPLRAGGLFPEQIIAMITVAEESNQLEKVLLHIADTVERRTNRQVDQAVRLVEPLILCGVAGAIGFLALGLLLPIFTMASTLTVK from the coding sequence ATGAGTGAATTCCGCTACACGGCTCGGACCGATCAAGGTGAGAAGATCACCGGCCTGATCGACGCGGAAAGCGAAGCGGCCGTGCTGCGGTTTCTCGATGAAAAGAACTTGTTTCCCGTCTCTGTCTCGGACGTTTCTGGCACGGCGGCACGAAAACAACAAACCAAACGCCGGCGCATCTCCACGCGGGACGTCGGGGTGATGTACGGACAACTGGCGGATTTGATCGGCTCCGGCGTGCCGTTGCTCCGCGCGCTGGATTCGCTCGCCAAATCCACGGTCAATGTGCGGCTGCGGGGAGTGTTGAAGGAAATTCGCGCTTCGGTTGCGGACGGCAAATCGCTCACGGCGGCGATGCGGGAACACGAACAGGTTTTCCCGGCGCTGCACACGGCAATGGTGCAAGCCGGAGAAAGAGCCAGCTTTCTGGAGGACGTCCTGCGCAGTTTGTCGCAATTCCTCGAGCGGCTGGACGAACTCCGGAGCAAAGTTCTGGGCGCGATGATTTACCCGGCTCTCCTGACCGCCGTCGGACTCGCGGTCTTGATCGGTGCGCTGATCTTTTTCGTTCCGCGCTTTGAGCCGCTGTTGAGCGGCGTTCATCAAAGTCTTCCTACGCGCCTGTTGTTCGCGTTAAGCCATGGGGTGCGTGGATTCTGGTATCTGATCCTGACGGCGCTGGCCGGCGCGTGCGCCCTGCTTTGGTCCGGCCTGAAAAGTGAGACCGGCAAACGCTGGATCGAGGAACGGCGCCTGAAGCTTCCGGTGGTGGGCGTGGCGTTGCGCATGGTGGCCATCACGCGCTTCTGCCGGATTCTCGGCACGATGCTGGCCAATGGCGTTCCGATGCTCCAGGCGTTGAGCATCAGCAAAGACTCGACCGGGTCGCCGCTGCTGGCGGACCGGATCGCGGCCGCGGCGGAGAATGTTCGCGCGGGCAAACCGTTGACGGAACCGCTCCGCGCGGGTGGATTGTTCCCGGAACAAATCATCGCCATGATCACCGTGGCGGAAGAATCCAACCAATTGGAAAAAGTCCTGCTGCACATCGCGGACACGGTCGAGCGCCGGACGAATCGCCAGGTGGACCAGGCCGTGCGATTGGTCGAACCGCTCATTCTTTGCGGTGTCGCGGGGGCGATCGGTTTTTTGGCGCTGGGTTTGTTGCTCCCGATTTTCACGATGGCGAGCACGCTCACGGTGAAGTAG